The Benincasa hispida cultivar B227 chromosome 11, ASM972705v1, whole genome shotgun sequence genome has a segment encoding these proteins:
- the LOC120090993 gene encoding histone-lysine N-methyltransferase EZA1 isoform X4 yields MAEDQSVVGRRRIYYDQHGSEALICSDSEEELAEPEDEKHEFSEGEDRVLWIIIQEHGVGENVLQILSHSIGCTTSEIQERYNVLKERNNETDLSSKVLEEFKSDKGISLYKSLSSTLDSFDNLFCRRCMLFDCHLHGCSQSLIYPNEKQLYWPDHEEERKPCSNRCFLELFQKLSLIVQRRKECSASCWSQICLISQTQSKNPERRSKRPRSSKPEESSAHVDADIIQDERSVTGKLSSSTSKGISVSEVTVGMNSDTSIGTTTHPETGAKQKAVENQIKDSVSNDPELISDKFQDCKKQKMLSAMDVANASTETISRITSINCSHEDIHGLQKDELQRNAITLGEASEQAKEKTSPSDITSCNNLQDTGRSDTVEVRGLSTSKQSAETVREPVEGMSGSSEWKLMEKELYMKGIEIFGRNSCLISRNLLSGLKTCMEVFNYMHNGGASTSNRSSSMPSSNADDNGKADIDYTEQDMRIRSRLLRKRGKARKLKYSWKSAGHPSFWKRIVDGKNQSCKQYTPCGCLSSCGKQCPCLHNGTCCEKYCGCSKSCKNRFRGCHCAKSQCRSRQCPCFAAGRECDPDVCRNCWVSCGDGSLGEPPRQGDGQCGNMRLLLRQQQRILLGKSDVAGWGAFLKNSVNKNDYLGEYTGELISHREADKRGKIYDRANSSFLFDLNDQYVLDAYRKGDKLKFANHSSNPNCYAKVILVAGDHRVGIFAKEHIEASEELFYDYRYGPDQAPAWARRPEGSKRDDASISQGRAKKHQSH; encoded by the exons ATGGCTGAAGACCAGTCAGTAGTTGGTAGAAGACGCATTTATTATGATCAGCATGGCAGTGAAGCCTTGATTTGTAGTGACAGTGAGGAAGAACTTGCAGAACCAGAGGATGAAAAACATGAGTTTTCTGAAGGTGAAGACCGTGTGTTATG GATCATTATTCAGGAACATGGAGTAGGCGAGAATGTACTTCAAATTTTAAGTCATTCTATTGGCTGTACCACATCAGAAATCCAG GAGCGGTATAATGTACTTAAGGAAAGAAATAACGAAACAGatttgagttctaaagtttTGGAAGAATTTAAGTCTGACAAAGGAATATCTTTATACAAGAGCCTCAGTTCAACATTAGATTCTTTTGACAATCTCTTTTGTCGTCGCTGTATG CTGTTTGATTGCCATCTACATGGATGTTCTCAGTCGTTAATCTATCCG AATGAGAAGCAGCTCTATTGGCCTGATCATGAGGAAGAAAGAAAACCTTGCAGTAACAGATGTTTCCTTGAG TTGTTTCAGAAACTATCTCTAATAGTTCAACGAAGGAAGGAGTGTTCTGCATCATGTTGGAGTCAGATATGCTTAATTAGT CAAACACAGAGCAAAAATCCAGAACGAAGAAGCAAGAGGCCAAGATCATCCAAACCTGAAGAGTCAAGTGCTCATGTGGATGCTGacatcatacaagatgaaaGATCTGTTACTGGAAAACTGTCGTCCAGTACATCTAAAGGCATTTCTGTGTCTGAGGTGACCGTAGGCATGAATTCAGATACATCTATAGGGACTACAACCCATCCTGAAACTGGGGCAAAGCAGAAGGCCGTGGAGAACCAAATTAAGGATTCAGTATCAAATGACCCTGAGTTAATTTCCGATAAATTTCAAGATTGCAAGAAACAAAAGATGTTGTCAGCCATGGATGTTGCGAATGCCTCTACTGAAACCATCTCTAGAATTACCAGCATCAATTGTAGTCATGAGGATATTCATGGACTTCAAAAAGATGAACTTCAAAGAAATGCAATAACTTTGGGTGAAGCCAGTGAACAGGCTAAGGAGAAAACTTCTCCCTCCGATATTACTTCATGCAATAATTTGCAGGATACTGGCAGATCTGACACTGTAGAAGTCAGAGGTTTATCAACCTCGAAGCAGTCAGCTGAAACTGTCAGAGAACCTGTTGAAGGAATGAGTGGAAGTTCCGAGTGGAAGCTCATGGAAAAGGAATTGTACATGAAGGGAATAGAGATATTTGGAAGAAACAG TTGCCTTATATCAAGAAACTTACTCTCTGGATTGAAGACTTGCATGGAGGTGTTCAATTACATGCACAATGGTGGAGCTTCAACATCGAACAGATCAAGCAGCATGCCAAGTTCAAATGCAGATGACAATGGAAAAGCTGATATTGACTATACG GAACAGGATATGCGAATTAGATCACGGCTACTTCGTAAAAGAGGAAAAGCACGGAAGCTCAAATATTCTTGGAAATCTGCTGGTCATCCGTCTTTTTGGAAAAGGATTGTTGATGGAAAAAATCAATCTTGTAAGCAATATACACCATGTGGATGCTTGTCTTCTTGTGGAAAGCAATGCCCTTGTCTTCACAATGGGACCTGCTGTGAAAAATATTGTGG GTGCTCAAAAAGTTGCAAAAATAGGTTCAGGGGATGTCACTGTGCCAAGAGTCAATGCAGAAGCAGGCAGTGCCCATGCTTTGCTGCTGGACGTGAATGTGACCCTGATGTATGCCGAAATTGCTGGGTCAG TTGTGGTGACGGATCATTGGGAGAGCCACCTAGACAGGGAGATGGCCAGTGTGGTAACATGAGACTCCTCCTAAGGCAACAGCAGAGA ATTCTCCTGGGTAAGTCTGATGTTGCTGGATGGGGAGCGTTTTTGAAG AACTCTGTCAACAAGAATGATTATCTGGGAGAATATACCGGAGAATTAATCTCACACCGGGAAGCAGATAAGCGAGGAAAAATTTACGATCGTGCAAactcttctttcctttttgaCTTGAATGATCAG TATGTTCTTGATGCCTATCGTAAAGGAGATAAGCTAAAGTTTGCAAATCATTCATCGAACCCCAACTGCTATGCAAAG GTAATATTGGTGGCAGGAGATCATAGGGTAGGCATTTTTGCCAAGGAGCATATTGAAGCTAGTGAGGAGCTTTTCTACGATTACCGCTATGGACCCGATCAAGCGCCTGCATGGGCTCGAAGACCCGAGGGTTCCAAGAGAGATGATGCGTCAATTTCCCAAGGGAGAGCCAAGAAACACCAATCTCATTGA
- the LOC120090993 gene encoding histone-lysine N-methyltransferase EZA1 isoform X2: MVSNPIDSDAELTIALGDQSTVIGSLTDRVNMLKTQIQAERFVSVKEKLENNAQRLASNVAQAISRTSRDALSFVEENRRGKMLLSRMELPLCKLSGIAYGVGDKDYISNQDVVFSISIKLPYIEKLPPYTTWIFLDRNQRMAEDQSVVGRRRIYYDQHGSEALICSDSEEELAEPEDEKHEFSEGEDRVLWIIIQEHGVGENVLQILSHSIGCTTSEIQERYNVLKERNNETDLSSKVLEEFKSDKGISLYKSLSSTLDSFDNLFCRRCMLFDCHLHGCSQSLIYPNEKQLYWPDHEEERKPCSNRCFLELFQKLSLIVQRRKECSASCWSQICLISQTQSKNPERRSKRPRSSKPEESSAHVDADIIQDERSVTGKLSSSTSKGISVSEVTVGMNSDTSIGTTTHPETGAKQKAVENQIKDSVSNDPELISDKFQDCKKQKMLSAMDVANASTETISRITSINCSHEDIHGLQKDELQRNAITLGEASEQAKEKTSPSDITSCNNLQDTGRSDTVEVRGLSTSKQSAETVREPVEGMSGSSEWKLMEKELYMKGIEIFGRNSCLISRNLLSGLKTCMEVFNYMHNGGASTSNRSSSMPSSNADDNGKADIDYTDMRIRSRLLRKRGKARKLKYSWKSAGHPSFWKRIVDGKNQSCKQYTPCGCLSSCGKQCPCLHNGTCCEKYCGCSKSCKNRFRGCHCAKSQCRSRQCPCFAAGRECDPDVCRNCWVSCGDGSLGEPPRQGDGQCGNMRLLLRQQQRILLGKSDVAGWGAFLKNSVNKNDYLGEYTGELISHREADKRGKIYDRANSSFLFDLNDQYVLDAYRKGDKLKFANHSSNPNCYAKVILVAGDHRVGIFAKEHIEASEELFYDYRYGPDQAPAWARRPEGSKRDDASISQGRAKKHQSH, encoded by the exons ATGGTGTCCAACCCAATCGACTCCGACGCCGAACTCACT ATTGCACTGGGAGACCAATCTACTGTTATTGGGTCTTTAACAGACCGGGTAAATATGCTCAAAACGCAAATTCAAGCGGAGAGATTTGTTTCAGTAAAG GAAAAGCTTGAGAACAATGCACAGAGGCTTGCAAGTAACGTTGCTCAGGCGATATCTAGAACTTCTAGAGATGCCCTATCATTTGTAGAAGAAAATAGGAGGGGGAAAATGCTTCTCTCGAGGATGGAGCTTCCTCTGTGTAAGTTATCCGGGATTGCTTATGGTGTTGGAGATAAGGACTACATTAGCAATCAGGATGTTGTATTCTCCATCAGTATTAAACTTCCATACATTGAGAAGTTGCCTCCTTACACAACGTGGATATTTTTGGACAG GAATCAGAGAATGGCTGAAGACCAGTCAGTAGTTGGTAGAAGACGCATTTATTATGATCAGCATGGCAGTGAAGCCTTGATTTGTAGTGACAGTGAGGAAGAACTTGCAGAACCAGAGGATGAAAAACATGAGTTTTCTGAAGGTGAAGACCGTGTGTTATG GATCATTATTCAGGAACATGGAGTAGGCGAGAATGTACTTCAAATTTTAAGTCATTCTATTGGCTGTACCACATCAGAAATCCAG GAGCGGTATAATGTACTTAAGGAAAGAAATAACGAAACAGatttgagttctaaagtttTGGAAGAATTTAAGTCTGACAAAGGAATATCTTTATACAAGAGCCTCAGTTCAACATTAGATTCTTTTGACAATCTCTTTTGTCGTCGCTGTATG CTGTTTGATTGCCATCTACATGGATGTTCTCAGTCGTTAATCTATCCG AATGAGAAGCAGCTCTATTGGCCTGATCATGAGGAAGAAAGAAAACCTTGCAGTAACAGATGTTTCCTTGAG TTGTTTCAGAAACTATCTCTAATAGTTCAACGAAGGAAGGAGTGTTCTGCATCATGTTGGAGTCAGATATGCTTAATTAGT CAAACACAGAGCAAAAATCCAGAACGAAGAAGCAAGAGGCCAAGATCATCCAAACCTGAAGAGTCAAGTGCTCATGTGGATGCTGacatcatacaagatgaaaGATCTGTTACTGGAAAACTGTCGTCCAGTACATCTAAAGGCATTTCTGTGTCTGAGGTGACCGTAGGCATGAATTCAGATACATCTATAGGGACTACAACCCATCCTGAAACTGGGGCAAAGCAGAAGGCCGTGGAGAACCAAATTAAGGATTCAGTATCAAATGACCCTGAGTTAATTTCCGATAAATTTCAAGATTGCAAGAAACAAAAGATGTTGTCAGCCATGGATGTTGCGAATGCCTCTACTGAAACCATCTCTAGAATTACCAGCATCAATTGTAGTCATGAGGATATTCATGGACTTCAAAAAGATGAACTTCAAAGAAATGCAATAACTTTGGGTGAAGCCAGTGAACAGGCTAAGGAGAAAACTTCTCCCTCCGATATTACTTCATGCAATAATTTGCAGGATACTGGCAGATCTGACACTGTAGAAGTCAGAGGTTTATCAACCTCGAAGCAGTCAGCTGAAACTGTCAGAGAACCTGTTGAAGGAATGAGTGGAAGTTCCGAGTGGAAGCTCATGGAAAAGGAATTGTACATGAAGGGAATAGAGATATTTGGAAGAAACAG TTGCCTTATATCAAGAAACTTACTCTCTGGATTGAAGACTTGCATGGAGGTGTTCAATTACATGCACAATGGTGGAGCTTCAACATCGAACAGATCAAGCAGCATGCCAAGTTCAAATGCAGATGACAATGGAAAAGCTGATATTGACTATACG GATATGCGAATTAGATCACGGCTACTTCGTAAAAGAGGAAAAGCACGGAAGCTCAAATATTCTTGGAAATCTGCTGGTCATCCGTCTTTTTGGAAAAGGATTGTTGATGGAAAAAATCAATCTTGTAAGCAATATACACCATGTGGATGCTTGTCTTCTTGTGGAAAGCAATGCCCTTGTCTTCACAATGGGACCTGCTGTGAAAAATATTGTGG GTGCTCAAAAAGTTGCAAAAATAGGTTCAGGGGATGTCACTGTGCCAAGAGTCAATGCAGAAGCAGGCAGTGCCCATGCTTTGCTGCTGGACGTGAATGTGACCCTGATGTATGCCGAAATTGCTGGGTCAG TTGTGGTGACGGATCATTGGGAGAGCCACCTAGACAGGGAGATGGCCAGTGTGGTAACATGAGACTCCTCCTAAGGCAACAGCAGAGA ATTCTCCTGGGTAAGTCTGATGTTGCTGGATGGGGAGCGTTTTTGAAG AACTCTGTCAACAAGAATGATTATCTGGGAGAATATACCGGAGAATTAATCTCACACCGGGAAGCAGATAAGCGAGGAAAAATTTACGATCGTGCAAactcttctttcctttttgaCTTGAATGATCAG TATGTTCTTGATGCCTATCGTAAAGGAGATAAGCTAAAGTTTGCAAATCATTCATCGAACCCCAACTGCTATGCAAAG GTAATATTGGTGGCAGGAGATCATAGGGTAGGCATTTTTGCCAAGGAGCATATTGAAGCTAGTGAGGAGCTTTTCTACGATTACCGCTATGGACCCGATCAAGCGCCTGCATGGGCTCGAAGACCCGAGGGTTCCAAGAGAGATGATGCGTCAATTTCCCAAGGGAGAGCCAAGAAACACCAATCTCATTGA
- the LOC120090993 gene encoding histone-lysine N-methyltransferase EZA1 isoform X1 — protein sequence MVSNPIDSDAELTIALGDQSTVIGSLTDRVNMLKTQIQAERFVSVKEKLENNAQRLASNVAQAISRTSRDALSFVEENRRGKMLLSRMELPLCKLSGIAYGVGDKDYISNQDVVFSISIKLPYIEKLPPYTTWIFLDRNQRMAEDQSVVGRRRIYYDQHGSEALICSDSEEELAEPEDEKHEFSEGEDRVLWIIIQEHGVGENVLQILSHSIGCTTSEIQERYNVLKERNNETDLSSKVLEEFKSDKGISLYKSLSSTLDSFDNLFCRRCMLFDCHLHGCSQSLIYPNEKQLYWPDHEEERKPCSNRCFLELFQKLSLIVQRRKECSASCWSQICLISQTQSKNPERRSKRPRSSKPEESSAHVDADIIQDERSVTGKLSSSTSKGISVSEVTVGMNSDTSIGTTTHPETGAKQKAVENQIKDSVSNDPELISDKFQDCKKQKMLSAMDVANASTETISRITSINCSHEDIHGLQKDELQRNAITLGEASEQAKEKTSPSDITSCNNLQDTGRSDTVEVRGLSTSKQSAETVREPVEGMSGSSEWKLMEKELYMKGIEIFGRNSCLISRNLLSGLKTCMEVFNYMHNGGASTSNRSSSMPSSNADDNGKADIDYTEQDMRIRSRLLRKRGKARKLKYSWKSAGHPSFWKRIVDGKNQSCKQYTPCGCLSSCGKQCPCLHNGTCCEKYCGCSKSCKNRFRGCHCAKSQCRSRQCPCFAAGRECDPDVCRNCWVSCGDGSLGEPPRQGDGQCGNMRLLLRQQQRILLGKSDVAGWGAFLKNSVNKNDYLGEYTGELISHREADKRGKIYDRANSSFLFDLNDQYVLDAYRKGDKLKFANHSSNPNCYAKVILVAGDHRVGIFAKEHIEASEELFYDYRYGPDQAPAWARRPEGSKRDDASISQGRAKKHQSH from the exons ATGGTGTCCAACCCAATCGACTCCGACGCCGAACTCACT ATTGCACTGGGAGACCAATCTACTGTTATTGGGTCTTTAACAGACCGGGTAAATATGCTCAAAACGCAAATTCAAGCGGAGAGATTTGTTTCAGTAAAG GAAAAGCTTGAGAACAATGCACAGAGGCTTGCAAGTAACGTTGCTCAGGCGATATCTAGAACTTCTAGAGATGCCCTATCATTTGTAGAAGAAAATAGGAGGGGGAAAATGCTTCTCTCGAGGATGGAGCTTCCTCTGTGTAAGTTATCCGGGATTGCTTATGGTGTTGGAGATAAGGACTACATTAGCAATCAGGATGTTGTATTCTCCATCAGTATTAAACTTCCATACATTGAGAAGTTGCCTCCTTACACAACGTGGATATTTTTGGACAG GAATCAGAGAATGGCTGAAGACCAGTCAGTAGTTGGTAGAAGACGCATTTATTATGATCAGCATGGCAGTGAAGCCTTGATTTGTAGTGACAGTGAGGAAGAACTTGCAGAACCAGAGGATGAAAAACATGAGTTTTCTGAAGGTGAAGACCGTGTGTTATG GATCATTATTCAGGAACATGGAGTAGGCGAGAATGTACTTCAAATTTTAAGTCATTCTATTGGCTGTACCACATCAGAAATCCAG GAGCGGTATAATGTACTTAAGGAAAGAAATAACGAAACAGatttgagttctaaagtttTGGAAGAATTTAAGTCTGACAAAGGAATATCTTTATACAAGAGCCTCAGTTCAACATTAGATTCTTTTGACAATCTCTTTTGTCGTCGCTGTATG CTGTTTGATTGCCATCTACATGGATGTTCTCAGTCGTTAATCTATCCG AATGAGAAGCAGCTCTATTGGCCTGATCATGAGGAAGAAAGAAAACCTTGCAGTAACAGATGTTTCCTTGAG TTGTTTCAGAAACTATCTCTAATAGTTCAACGAAGGAAGGAGTGTTCTGCATCATGTTGGAGTCAGATATGCTTAATTAGT CAAACACAGAGCAAAAATCCAGAACGAAGAAGCAAGAGGCCAAGATCATCCAAACCTGAAGAGTCAAGTGCTCATGTGGATGCTGacatcatacaagatgaaaGATCTGTTACTGGAAAACTGTCGTCCAGTACATCTAAAGGCATTTCTGTGTCTGAGGTGACCGTAGGCATGAATTCAGATACATCTATAGGGACTACAACCCATCCTGAAACTGGGGCAAAGCAGAAGGCCGTGGAGAACCAAATTAAGGATTCAGTATCAAATGACCCTGAGTTAATTTCCGATAAATTTCAAGATTGCAAGAAACAAAAGATGTTGTCAGCCATGGATGTTGCGAATGCCTCTACTGAAACCATCTCTAGAATTACCAGCATCAATTGTAGTCATGAGGATATTCATGGACTTCAAAAAGATGAACTTCAAAGAAATGCAATAACTTTGGGTGAAGCCAGTGAACAGGCTAAGGAGAAAACTTCTCCCTCCGATATTACTTCATGCAATAATTTGCAGGATACTGGCAGATCTGACACTGTAGAAGTCAGAGGTTTATCAACCTCGAAGCAGTCAGCTGAAACTGTCAGAGAACCTGTTGAAGGAATGAGTGGAAGTTCCGAGTGGAAGCTCATGGAAAAGGAATTGTACATGAAGGGAATAGAGATATTTGGAAGAAACAG TTGCCTTATATCAAGAAACTTACTCTCTGGATTGAAGACTTGCATGGAGGTGTTCAATTACATGCACAATGGTGGAGCTTCAACATCGAACAGATCAAGCAGCATGCCAAGTTCAAATGCAGATGACAATGGAAAAGCTGATATTGACTATACG GAACAGGATATGCGAATTAGATCACGGCTACTTCGTAAAAGAGGAAAAGCACGGAAGCTCAAATATTCTTGGAAATCTGCTGGTCATCCGTCTTTTTGGAAAAGGATTGTTGATGGAAAAAATCAATCTTGTAAGCAATATACACCATGTGGATGCTTGTCTTCTTGTGGAAAGCAATGCCCTTGTCTTCACAATGGGACCTGCTGTGAAAAATATTGTGG GTGCTCAAAAAGTTGCAAAAATAGGTTCAGGGGATGTCACTGTGCCAAGAGTCAATGCAGAAGCAGGCAGTGCCCATGCTTTGCTGCTGGACGTGAATGTGACCCTGATGTATGCCGAAATTGCTGGGTCAG TTGTGGTGACGGATCATTGGGAGAGCCACCTAGACAGGGAGATGGCCAGTGTGGTAACATGAGACTCCTCCTAAGGCAACAGCAGAGA ATTCTCCTGGGTAAGTCTGATGTTGCTGGATGGGGAGCGTTTTTGAAG AACTCTGTCAACAAGAATGATTATCTGGGAGAATATACCGGAGAATTAATCTCACACCGGGAAGCAGATAAGCGAGGAAAAATTTACGATCGTGCAAactcttctttcctttttgaCTTGAATGATCAG TATGTTCTTGATGCCTATCGTAAAGGAGATAAGCTAAAGTTTGCAAATCATTCATCGAACCCCAACTGCTATGCAAAG GTAATATTGGTGGCAGGAGATCATAGGGTAGGCATTTTTGCCAAGGAGCATATTGAAGCTAGTGAGGAGCTTTTCTACGATTACCGCTATGGACCCGATCAAGCGCCTGCATGGGCTCGAAGACCCGAGGGTTCCAAGAGAGATGATGCGTCAATTTCCCAAGGGAGAGCCAAGAAACACCAATCTCATTGA
- the LOC120090993 gene encoding histone-lysine N-methyltransferase EZA1 isoform X3: MVSNPIDSDAELTIALGDQSTVIGSLTDRVNMLKTQIQAERFVSVKEKLENNAQRLASNVAQAISRTSRDALSFVEENRRGKMLLSRMELPLCKLSGIAYGVGDKDYISNQDVVFSISIKLPYIEKLPPYTTWIFLDRNQRMAEDQSVVGRRRIYYDQHGSEALICSDSEEELAEPEDEKHEFSEGEDRVLWIIIQEHGVGENVLQILSHSIGCTTSEIQERYNVLKERNNETDLSSKVLEEFKSDKGISLYKSLSSTLDSFDNLFCRRCMLFDCHLHGCSQSLIYPNEKQLYWPDHEEERKPCSNRCFLEQTQSKNPERRSKRPRSSKPEESSAHVDADIIQDERSVTGKLSSSTSKGISVSEVTVGMNSDTSIGTTTHPETGAKQKAVENQIKDSVSNDPELISDKFQDCKKQKMLSAMDVANASTETISRITSINCSHEDIHGLQKDELQRNAITLGEASEQAKEKTSPSDITSCNNLQDTGRSDTVEVRGLSTSKQSAETVREPVEGMSGSSEWKLMEKELYMKGIEIFGRNSCLISRNLLSGLKTCMEVFNYMHNGGASTSNRSSSMPSSNADDNGKADIDYTEQDMRIRSRLLRKRGKARKLKYSWKSAGHPSFWKRIVDGKNQSCKQYTPCGCLSSCGKQCPCLHNGTCCEKYCGCSKSCKNRFRGCHCAKSQCRSRQCPCFAAGRECDPDVCRNCWVSCGDGSLGEPPRQGDGQCGNMRLLLRQQQRILLGKSDVAGWGAFLKNSVNKNDYLGEYTGELISHREADKRGKIYDRANSSFLFDLNDQYVLDAYRKGDKLKFANHSSNPNCYAKVILVAGDHRVGIFAKEHIEASEELFYDYRYGPDQAPAWARRPEGSKRDDASISQGRAKKHQSH, encoded by the exons ATGGTGTCCAACCCAATCGACTCCGACGCCGAACTCACT ATTGCACTGGGAGACCAATCTACTGTTATTGGGTCTTTAACAGACCGGGTAAATATGCTCAAAACGCAAATTCAAGCGGAGAGATTTGTTTCAGTAAAG GAAAAGCTTGAGAACAATGCACAGAGGCTTGCAAGTAACGTTGCTCAGGCGATATCTAGAACTTCTAGAGATGCCCTATCATTTGTAGAAGAAAATAGGAGGGGGAAAATGCTTCTCTCGAGGATGGAGCTTCCTCTGTGTAAGTTATCCGGGATTGCTTATGGTGTTGGAGATAAGGACTACATTAGCAATCAGGATGTTGTATTCTCCATCAGTATTAAACTTCCATACATTGAGAAGTTGCCTCCTTACACAACGTGGATATTTTTGGACAG GAATCAGAGAATGGCTGAAGACCAGTCAGTAGTTGGTAGAAGACGCATTTATTATGATCAGCATGGCAGTGAAGCCTTGATTTGTAGTGACAGTGAGGAAGAACTTGCAGAACCAGAGGATGAAAAACATGAGTTTTCTGAAGGTGAAGACCGTGTGTTATG GATCATTATTCAGGAACATGGAGTAGGCGAGAATGTACTTCAAATTTTAAGTCATTCTATTGGCTGTACCACATCAGAAATCCAG GAGCGGTATAATGTACTTAAGGAAAGAAATAACGAAACAGatttgagttctaaagtttTGGAAGAATTTAAGTCTGACAAAGGAATATCTTTATACAAGAGCCTCAGTTCAACATTAGATTCTTTTGACAATCTCTTTTGTCGTCGCTGTATG CTGTTTGATTGCCATCTACATGGATGTTCTCAGTCGTTAATCTATCCG AATGAGAAGCAGCTCTATTGGCCTGATCATGAGGAAGAAAGAAAACCTTGCAGTAACAGATGTTTCCTTGAG CAAACACAGAGCAAAAATCCAGAACGAAGAAGCAAGAGGCCAAGATCATCCAAACCTGAAGAGTCAAGTGCTCATGTGGATGCTGacatcatacaagatgaaaGATCTGTTACTGGAAAACTGTCGTCCAGTACATCTAAAGGCATTTCTGTGTCTGAGGTGACCGTAGGCATGAATTCAGATACATCTATAGGGACTACAACCCATCCTGAAACTGGGGCAAAGCAGAAGGCCGTGGAGAACCAAATTAAGGATTCAGTATCAAATGACCCTGAGTTAATTTCCGATAAATTTCAAGATTGCAAGAAACAAAAGATGTTGTCAGCCATGGATGTTGCGAATGCCTCTACTGAAACCATCTCTAGAATTACCAGCATCAATTGTAGTCATGAGGATATTCATGGACTTCAAAAAGATGAACTTCAAAGAAATGCAATAACTTTGGGTGAAGCCAGTGAACAGGCTAAGGAGAAAACTTCTCCCTCCGATATTACTTCATGCAATAATTTGCAGGATACTGGCAGATCTGACACTGTAGAAGTCAGAGGTTTATCAACCTCGAAGCAGTCAGCTGAAACTGTCAGAGAACCTGTTGAAGGAATGAGTGGAAGTTCCGAGTGGAAGCTCATGGAAAAGGAATTGTACATGAAGGGAATAGAGATATTTGGAAGAAACAG TTGCCTTATATCAAGAAACTTACTCTCTGGATTGAAGACTTGCATGGAGGTGTTCAATTACATGCACAATGGTGGAGCTTCAACATCGAACAGATCAAGCAGCATGCCAAGTTCAAATGCAGATGACAATGGAAAAGCTGATATTGACTATACG GAACAGGATATGCGAATTAGATCACGGCTACTTCGTAAAAGAGGAAAAGCACGGAAGCTCAAATATTCTTGGAAATCTGCTGGTCATCCGTCTTTTTGGAAAAGGATTGTTGATGGAAAAAATCAATCTTGTAAGCAATATACACCATGTGGATGCTTGTCTTCTTGTGGAAAGCAATGCCCTTGTCTTCACAATGGGACCTGCTGTGAAAAATATTGTGG GTGCTCAAAAAGTTGCAAAAATAGGTTCAGGGGATGTCACTGTGCCAAGAGTCAATGCAGAAGCAGGCAGTGCCCATGCTTTGCTGCTGGACGTGAATGTGACCCTGATGTATGCCGAAATTGCTGGGTCAG TTGTGGTGACGGATCATTGGGAGAGCCACCTAGACAGGGAGATGGCCAGTGTGGTAACATGAGACTCCTCCTAAGGCAACAGCAGAGA ATTCTCCTGGGTAAGTCTGATGTTGCTGGATGGGGAGCGTTTTTGAAG AACTCTGTCAACAAGAATGATTATCTGGGAGAATATACCGGAGAATTAATCTCACACCGGGAAGCAGATAAGCGAGGAAAAATTTACGATCGTGCAAactcttctttcctttttgaCTTGAATGATCAG TATGTTCTTGATGCCTATCGTAAAGGAGATAAGCTAAAGTTTGCAAATCATTCATCGAACCCCAACTGCTATGCAAAG GTAATATTGGTGGCAGGAGATCATAGGGTAGGCATTTTTGCCAAGGAGCATATTGAAGCTAGTGAGGAGCTTTTCTACGATTACCGCTATGGACCCGATCAAGCGCCTGCATGGGCTCGAAGACCCGAGGGTTCCAAGAGAGATGATGCGTCAATTTCCCAAGGGAGAGCCAAGAAACACCAATCTCATTGA